Proteins encoded within one genomic window of Oryza glaberrima chromosome 12, OglaRS2, whole genome shotgun sequence:
- the LOC127756873 gene encoding uncharacterized protein LOC127756873, whose translation MPSPLKRRIPGRLGRLLASLRPPSRAGPLPVQTGFPTSLADLLVKNHDRLLLTKPRRRRRPTPSTTTTATASVAAADVETPLPSGREELEEEKVGVVAVRLRPELLGVGAAAALALMVIWSRWLVAAVTVASLSLFWIESVRSSSRRRLRPPPAAETAAELPDLRGRGVLSPIREAAAAATPRPSSADSDVGSEVSVSVSVSSIWTDGDEMSQLVVVGGGDSTTHPTKRKEKRRWLRKLIAKRKEKKDSSVVSSSHGELNQPDAGEQQQPSPPPTIAEASPADGRRGGALPVAAFVPVVLVGLVGGKLPAVALTVICAVFFSSVERR comes from the coding sequence atgccgAGCCCGCTGAAGCGCCGCATCCCAggccgcctcggccgcctcctcgcctccctccgcccgCCCTCCCGCGCCGGGCCCCTTCCCGTCCAGACCGGCTTCCCCACCtccctcgccgacctcctcgtcAAGAACCAtgaccgcctcctcctcaccaagcccaggcgccgccgccgcccgaccccgtcgacgacgacgaccgctacggcctccgttgccgccgccgacgtcgagaCACCGCTGCCCAGTGGGCGggaggagctcgaggaggagaaggttgGCGTCGTCGCTGTCAGGCTCCGCCCGGagctcctcggcgtcggcgcggcggcggcgctcgcgctgATGGTGATCTGGAGCAGGTGGTTGGTGGCggccgtcaccgtcgcctcGCTGTCGCTGTTCTGGATCGAGTCCGTCaggtcctcctcccgccggcggcTTCGGCCTCCTCCCGCGGCGGAGACCGCCGCTGAGCTGCCGGATttgcgcggccgcggcgtcctcTCGCCGatccgggaggcggcggcggcggcgacgcccagGCCGAGCTCCGCCGATTCCGACGTGGGGAGCGAggtctccgtctccgtctccgtctcctccATTTGGACCGACGGCGACGAGATGAgccagctcgtcgtcgtcggcggcggcgattcgACGACCCATCCCAccaagaggaaggagaagaggaggtggcTGAGGAAGCTAATCGccaagaggaaggagaagaaggattCCTCGGTGGTCTCCTCCTCCCACGGCGAGCTCAACCagcccgacgccggcgagcagcagcagccgtcaCCTCCGCCAACCATAGcggaggcgtcgccggcggatGGTCGACGAGGAGGCGCATTGCCCGTCGCGGCGTTCGTCCCGGTCGTCCTCGTCGGCCTCGTCGGCGGGAAGCTCCCGGCGGTGGCGCTGACCGTGATCTGCGCCGTGTTCTTCAGCTCAGTGGAAAGGAGATGA